One Nitrospira sp. DNA window includes the following coding sequences:
- a CDS encoding Ribonuclease Y, which produces MVGPMCAVTACRPAALREVVPISLDIVASIVIGLLGAVFGAGLYELLRRRSATARRLQAEEQSVQIVQAAQREAETVLKEAKLEAKDLVFQARAELEKEQKTKLAEISNAERRVVQREEGLEKKAGILDKRDNEVLKREQELLKREEGLTQKETACEQAVKQHREALERVAGLTAEEAKRQLIQEMESQARLDAAGLAKRMLEEAKENAEREAREIIACSIQRVTRDYVNEATISVVPIPNDAMKGRIIGREGRNIRAIEAATGIDLIIDETPEAVIISGFDPLRREIAKVSLERLMHDGRIHPTRIEEIVEKVKTDVEKLMIEEAEKVIFEVGLSDFHPELVKVLGRLKYRTSYGQNNLYHAREAAYICGIMASELKLDVKLAKRGALLHDIGKAVSHEEEGPHAMLGAEIAKKYGEHPKVVNAIAAHHEQVEAICPETVLVAAAEALSAARPGARREALESYVKRLEKLESLATVHKGVQKAYAIQAGREIRVIVKQEDLTDPECFQLSRDLAKKIEQELTYPGQIKVTVIRESRFVDFAK; this is translated from the coding sequence GTGGTTGGGCCCATGTGTGCGGTGACGGCGTGCCGTCCCGCCGCCTTAAGGGAGGTGGTTCCCATTTCTCTCGACATCGTTGCGTCCATTGTCATCGGGTTGTTGGGAGCGGTGTTCGGCGCCGGTCTCTACGAGTTGTTGCGCCGGCGGTCTGCCACGGCGCGGCGGTTGCAGGCTGAAGAACAGTCGGTACAGATCGTTCAGGCGGCTCAGCGGGAAGCAGAGACGGTGTTGAAAGAGGCCAAGCTGGAAGCCAAGGATTTGGTCTTTCAAGCCAGGGCTGAACTGGAGAAAGAGCAAAAAACGAAGTTGGCGGAGATCTCGAACGCGGAACGTCGGGTTGTGCAACGAGAGGAGGGGCTCGAGAAGAAGGCCGGGATCCTCGACAAGCGAGACAACGAAGTCCTGAAGCGCGAGCAAGAACTGCTCAAGCGCGAGGAAGGATTGACCCAAAAGGAGACGGCTTGTGAGCAGGCGGTCAAGCAGCATCGCGAGGCGCTTGAACGGGTCGCCGGCCTGACGGCTGAAGAGGCCAAACGGCAACTCATCCAGGAAATGGAAAGCCAGGCGCGTTTGGATGCAGCCGGGCTGGCGAAGCGCATGCTCGAAGAAGCGAAGGAAAATGCCGAGCGCGAGGCGCGGGAGATCATCGCCTGCTCCATTCAACGGGTGACCCGCGATTATGTCAATGAAGCGACGATTTCAGTCGTGCCGATCCCCAATGATGCGATGAAGGGCCGGATCATCGGCCGGGAGGGGCGAAATATTCGGGCGATTGAAGCGGCGACGGGCATCGATCTCATCATCGATGAGACGCCCGAGGCGGTCATCATTTCAGGGTTCGATCCGTTGCGTCGTGAAATCGCCAAGGTATCGCTCGAGCGGCTTATGCATGATGGGCGCATCCATCCGACCCGCATCGAAGAGATCGTCGAAAAGGTGAAGACGGATGTCGAGAAGCTGATGATCGAAGAGGCGGAAAAGGTCATCTTCGAGGTGGGCTTGTCCGATTTCCATCCTGAATTGGTCAAGGTGCTGGGACGGCTCAAGTATCGGACCAGCTACGGACAAAACAATCTGTACCATGCTCGGGAAGCGGCCTACATCTGCGGCATCATGGCCTCCGAGCTGAAACTCGACGTGAAGCTTGCCAAGCGGGGCGCCCTGTTGCACGACATCGGTAAGGCCGTGAGCCATGAAGAGGAGGGACCGCATGCCATGCTGGGTGCGGAGATCGCCAAGAAATACGGCGAGCACCCCAAGGTTGTGAATGCCATTGCGGCGCACCATGAACAGGTCGAGGCGATTTGTCCGGAGACGGTTTTGGTGGCGGCGGCGGAAGCGCTGTCTGCCGCGCGCCCCGGCGCCCGACGCGAAGCGTTGGAGTCCTATGTGAAGCGGTTGGAGAAGCTGGAGTCGCTGGCCACCGTGCACAAGGGCGTTCAGAAGGCCTATGCGATTCAAGCCGGCCGCGAAATTCGTGTGATTGTGAAGCAGGAAGATTTGACGGATCCGGAATGTTTCCAGCTTTCTCGGGACTTGGCGAAGAAGATCGAGCAGGAGCTGACCTATCCGGGCCAAATCAAGGTGACGGTCATCCGGGAGAGCCGTTTCGTCGATTTCGCGAAATGA
- a CDS encoding Soluble lytic murein transglycosylase, with protein MITLSRLMSSAAVRAWLLLPCLLSTSVAELSGPLPAVPSPCVSAEDCFRSAAAINERSGAPAQRDQAMAVKVDQLRRVMDLYPSTIWAKRAGVLLGVLAIERDPAEAVKLLRAAQPDLPILDDYLRLWIGEALLKLNEPIQAAELLETIPKVVPDSNLIAKAAYRTGEAWYRAKVCFRAVEWVDRALALADKDVAAPTALWHQAECHALENRFPEARTVLKQLWLRYPQSPEARDARARLDSSLGGESWAPTADDHYIRAQAFLGLAMQGEAVEELRRFLSLAPAHPRRFEARLKLGVAFVRLKQYDQAREIFQGLVADRVQESSEATVWLARIYLRQNQGDKLSGLARLVAQGPLGGDQRALVHLFAGVWLEDQGRFDEAIAMFRLVAKLGDSASQRAEGLWRVGWVQYRTGRYQEAAETFRAVVELHVNGFEPQAMYWAARADERGNHAAAAEQYARVCQRHTYSYYCQLAARRITLPPAVPVVTVSENQGGEDRERLPDNRRPEIERHAVYQRGIELKTLGFAQDAARELGFLTEQYSRDQEVLLAFSTLLSEVGAYYPALRVAKVHFRDRLERSELPTAPALWTVAYPTGLLPTIAAQGVKAVDPYLAAAIIREESQYDEKAVSVVGAVGLMQLMPVTANAVAQRHGFPAVGREELFDQETNIRLGVRYLGQLLEQYGGNLAYAVAAYNAGPIAVNNWIAVHRGRDQDEFVELIPYQETRLYVKRVLRSYGEYRRLHNGAS; from the coding sequence GTGATTACACTTTCCCGACTGATGAGTTCGGCAGCTGTCAGGGCGTGGCTCCTGCTGCCCTGTCTGCTTTCGACGTCGGTGGCCGAACTATCAGGACCCCTGCCCGCTGTTCCCTCTCCCTGTGTCTCAGCCGAAGACTGTTTCCGCTCGGCGGCGGCGATCAATGAGCGTTCGGGAGCCCCGGCTCAACGCGACCAAGCGATGGCGGTGAAAGTCGATCAACTGCGGCGGGTCATGGATCTGTATCCTTCGACTATCTGGGCGAAGCGGGCCGGGGTATTGCTCGGCGTGCTGGCGATCGAACGGGACCCCGCCGAAGCCGTGAAACTCTTACGTGCCGCCCAGCCGGACCTACCGATTCTCGATGATTACCTTCGCCTCTGGATCGGGGAAGCGCTTCTGAAGCTGAACGAACCCATCCAAGCAGCCGAGTTGTTGGAAACGATTCCGAAGGTGGTGCCTGATTCGAACCTGATCGCCAAGGCCGCCTACCGCACAGGGGAAGCCTGGTACCGCGCGAAGGTGTGTTTTCGCGCGGTGGAATGGGTGGACCGGGCCTTGGCCCTCGCGGACAAGGATGTGGCAGCCCCGACTGCCTTGTGGCACCAGGCTGAATGCCATGCGCTGGAGAATCGTTTTCCGGAGGCGCGCACCGTGCTGAAGCAACTCTGGCTCCGGTATCCGCAATCGCCTGAGGCCCGTGATGCCAGGGCGCGCCTGGATAGCTCGCTCGGAGGAGAGTCCTGGGCACCGACCGCGGATGACCACTATATTCGGGCGCAGGCCTTTCTCGGCTTGGCCATGCAAGGCGAGGCGGTCGAAGAGTTACGCCGCTTCCTGTCCCTGGCACCCGCGCATCCGCGCCGGTTTGAAGCCCGTCTCAAGCTTGGGGTGGCCTTTGTCCGGCTGAAACAATACGACCAGGCTCGGGAGATCTTTCAGGGGCTGGTTGCTGATCGGGTGCAGGAGTCGTCGGAAGCGACCGTGTGGTTGGCACGGATCTATCTGCGGCAGAACCAGGGCGACAAACTCAGCGGCTTGGCGCGGTTGGTGGCTCAAGGTCCGTTGGGCGGCGACCAGCGGGCGCTGGTGCATCTCTTTGCTGGCGTGTGGCTGGAGGATCAGGGCCGCTTCGATGAGGCGATCGCCATGTTTCGGCTGGTCGCGAAGTTGGGTGACTCGGCGAGCCAGCGTGCGGAAGGCCTGTGGCGTGTCGGGTGGGTGCAATACAGAACCGGCCGGTACCAGGAGGCGGCGGAGACCTTTCGAGCGGTGGTCGAGTTGCATGTGAACGGGTTCGAACCGCAGGCAATGTATTGGGCCGCCAGGGCCGATGAACGGGGGAATCACGCCGCTGCCGCTGAGCAATATGCTCGGGTCTGTCAACGCCATACCTACAGTTATTATTGCCAGTTGGCGGCCAGGCGAATCACCTTGCCGCCGGCTGTTCCGGTTGTCACGGTCTCGGAAAACCAGGGAGGTGAGGACCGTGAGCGCCTGCCGGACAACCGGCGCCCGGAAATCGAGCGGCACGCAGTCTATCAGCGGGGTATCGAACTGAAGACCTTGGGGTTCGCCCAAGATGCAGCCCGCGAACTTGGGTTTCTGACGGAACAATACAGCCGAGATCAAGAGGTGCTGCTTGCCTTTTCGACGTTGTTGAGCGAAGTGGGGGCCTATTATCCGGCGCTGCGGGTGGCCAAGGTGCATTTTCGAGACAGGCTCGAGCGAAGTGAGTTACCGACCGCGCCGGCCCTGTGGACCGTAGCCTACCCCACCGGTCTCCTTCCGACGATTGCCGCACAGGGCGTCAAGGCGGTCGATCCCTACCTGGCCGCCGCCATCATCCGTGAGGAGAGCCAATATGATGAGAAGGCTGTCTCCGTGGTGGGGGCGGTGGGACTGATGCAACTCATGCCGGTCACCGCGAATGCGGTGGCTCAGCGACACGGATTTCCGGCCGTCGGACGGGAAGAGTTATTCGATCAGGAAACGAACATTCGGCTCGGGGTACGGTATCTCGGCCAGTTGCTCGAACAATACGGGGGAAATTTGGCCTATGCCGTTGCGGCATACAATGCCGGACCGATCGCCGTCAACAACTGGATCGCGGTGCACCGCGGACGGGATCAAGACGAGTTCGTGGAGCTGATTCCCTATCAGGAAACGCGGTTGTACGTGAAGCGAGTCCTGCGCAGCTATGGGGAATATCGACGCCTCCACAACGGTGCGTCGTAG
- a CDS encoding 23S rRNA (adenine(2503)-C(2))-methyltransferase RlmN: MDQQAGRHTNLLALNEAGLTAFVGRLGWPTYRASQILRWLYQGRVRTFADMTNLSQKERAYLAADCRIERTTDVRIFSSDDGTRKFVLTLVDGLQVECVLIPDEDRLTLCLSTQIGCTLDCGFCLTGRMGLQRNLRTHEIIDQVLLVQDRLSEGERLTNLVFMGMGEPLANLDAVADAVSRLTNQTWGPGFSPRRITISTAGLASRIKDVAPLKVNLAISLNATTDELRRQVMPAANRLHSLQALLAACRAYPLAERDRLTFEYVLLADVNDRPEDAARLVRLLRGLRCKVNLIAFNPFPGSAYRRPSDEAIGIFQNTLRRGHVDVYLRRSRGRDVLGACGQLGRLNGDKAPVALTQIQTRC, translated from the coding sequence ATGGATCAGCAAGCCGGCAGACACACGAATCTCCTGGCTCTGAACGAAGCCGGGTTGACTGCTTTCGTCGGGCGGCTCGGGTGGCCGACCTATCGCGCATCACAGATCTTGCGCTGGCTCTATCAGGGACGCGTCCGTACCTTCGCCGACATGACCAACCTGTCGCAGAAGGAGCGGGCCTACCTTGCCGCGGACTGCCGCATCGAACGAACCACCGATGTCCGGATTTTTTCGTCCGACGACGGCACCAGGAAATTCGTCCTGACGTTGGTGGATGGCCTGCAGGTCGAATGTGTGCTCATCCCGGATGAAGACCGCCTCACCCTCTGCCTCTCCACGCAGATCGGTTGCACGCTCGATTGCGGGTTTTGCCTCACCGGCCGGATGGGACTCCAACGCAACCTGCGTACACATGAGATCATCGATCAAGTACTCCTCGTCCAAGACCGCTTGAGCGAAGGGGAACGGCTCACGAACCTGGTATTCATGGGAATGGGGGAACCGCTGGCCAACCTCGACGCAGTTGCCGACGCGGTCTCACGCCTGACCAATCAAACCTGGGGACCGGGATTCTCGCCCCGCCGCATCACGATCTCCACGGCGGGACTTGCTTCACGGATCAAGGACGTGGCCCCCCTCAAGGTCAACCTGGCCATTTCTCTGAACGCGACGACCGACGAACTCCGCCGCCAGGTGATGCCGGCGGCCAACCGGCTCCATTCGCTGCAAGCCCTGCTCGCCGCCTGCCGGGCCTATCCGTTGGCGGAACGTGATCGCCTGACCTTTGAATATGTCTTGCTCGCGGATGTCAACGACCGTCCGGAGGATGCCGCTCGCCTGGTCCGATTGCTCCGCGGCCTCCGCTGCAAGGTCAACCTCATCGCCTTCAACCCCTTTCCAGGCAGCGCCTATCGCCGTCCATCGGATGAAGCCATCGGCATTTTTCAGAACACCCTGCGCCGAGGTCATGTGGACGTGTACCTCCGCCGCAGCCGCGGCCGCGATGTCCTGGGCGCCTGCGGACAACTGGGTCGCCTCAACGGGGACAAGGCCCCGGTTGCCTTGACACAGATTCAAACCCGTTGTTAG
- a CDS encoding M16 family peptidase, which yields MPKSHTAPSSLRTWFSLLVFSILISVLPFNRISPAHAVEPKEFTLSNDMKVILVEVPKAPVATVQVWYKVGSRNEVMGRAGLSHMLEHMMFKGTAKYPKGTFSRLVRKNGGMDNAFTSQDFTAYFENLAADRVTLALELEADRMQGLILDPNEFKTEREVVKEERRLRNEDDPQGALVEALFAQAFMSHPYHWPVIGWFSDLDAMNLDDLQRHYDTYYSPNNATLLVVGDIKAEALFPTITKLFEPIPKGPSPKPLAAAEGQQRGERRFLLKREAQVPFVMMGYRVPNYSSDDSYALNVLESILSHGKSARLYQSLVYEQKTALAVGADYGLMQADPGLFYFYAVVKPGEKVGAVEEAVLKEIHRLQTEPPTELELQRAKNQIEAAHIFEQDSNFRQAMLLGEAETIGAGWRKVSQFVERTRAVTAQDVQRVASQYLTADVRTTGTLIPQPTQAQAASPSQAH from the coding sequence ATGCCTAAGTCACACACAGCCCCCAGTTCATTGCGCACCTGGTTCTCCCTACTCGTCTTTTCAATCCTGATTTCCGTCCTGCCCTTCAACCGGATCTCCCCGGCCCATGCCGTCGAGCCCAAGGAATTCACCCTGTCCAACGACATGAAGGTGATCCTGGTCGAAGTCCCGAAGGCTCCCGTGGCCACCGTGCAGGTCTGGTATAAGGTGGGCTCACGAAACGAAGTCATGGGGCGGGCCGGATTGTCGCACATGCTGGAACATATGATGTTCAAAGGCACGGCGAAGTACCCCAAGGGCACGTTTTCCCGCCTGGTTCGAAAAAACGGAGGAATGGACAACGCCTTCACCAGCCAGGACTTTACCGCCTACTTCGAAAACCTCGCCGCCGATCGCGTCACCCTGGCCCTGGAACTGGAAGCCGACCGGATGCAGGGACTGATTCTCGATCCCAACGAATTCAAGACCGAGCGTGAGGTCGTCAAGGAAGAGCGGCGGCTCCGCAATGAAGACGATCCGCAAGGCGCATTGGTCGAAGCCCTGTTCGCGCAGGCCTTCATGAGCCACCCCTACCACTGGCCGGTGATCGGGTGGTTCTCCGATCTCGATGCAATGAACCTCGACGATCTCCAGCGCCACTACGACACCTACTATTCTCCGAACAATGCGACCTTGCTCGTGGTCGGCGACATCAAGGCGGAGGCCCTGTTTCCGACCATCACCAAACTCTTTGAACCGATCCCCAAGGGGCCGTCGCCCAAGCCGCTCGCCGCGGCGGAGGGCCAGCAACGCGGCGAACGCCGGTTCCTCCTGAAGCGCGAAGCACAAGTGCCCTTCGTGATGATGGGTTACCGTGTCCCCAACTATTCCAGCGACGATTCCTATGCTCTGAACGTGCTCGAATCCATTTTGTCCCATGGAAAGAGCGCCCGGCTCTACCAGAGTCTCGTGTACGAACAAAAAACCGCCCTGGCGGTCGGGGCCGACTACGGGCTCATGCAGGCCGATCCGGGGCTGTTTTACTTCTATGCGGTGGTCAAACCGGGGGAGAAGGTCGGAGCCGTCGAAGAAGCGGTTCTGAAAGAAATTCACCGGCTCCAGACAGAGCCTCCGACCGAATTGGAGCTCCAGCGCGCGAAAAATCAGATCGAAGCGGCCCATATTTTCGAACAGGACTCGAATTTCCGCCAGGCCATGCTGCTGGGAGAGGCCGAGACGATAGGGGCCGGCTGGCGAAAGGTCAGTCAGTTCGTGGAACGCACGCGCGCCGTCACGGCCCAGGATGTCCAGCGTGTCGCATCGCAATACCTGACAGCCGATGTACGCACGACGGGGACCTTGATACCCCAACCTACTCAAGCACAAGCAGCTTCACCGTCCCAAGCCCACTAG
- a CDS encoding zinc protease, protein MTQTQTAALPYRLRNDRLTGLFLMGLFCLALCLPFASAGAAEILPSRSVTANGMTVLFLEQHFLPTVEIHALVKVGSAQDPPDKAGLANLTASLLDEGTVTRTSRQIAEQIDFVGGSLGAHATEDFTTASARVLKKDADLGFALLADMLQHPAFHKQEFERVRAQILGEIVSDDDDPGNVAMKAFHQLIFHGHPYSWPTHGTEDTLHRITVADIQQFHAREYVPNQTILVIVGDLTQEQAATLVQNHFGSWKKGTTPSSMLKKPTPLDRKMVQLIEKDLTQSTIILGHTGISRSNPDYYAVTVMNYILGAGGFSSRLMDSIRDKQGLAYGIMSQFDTRLMPGAFLINLQTRTDVTNQAITGVLTEIKGIRDAPVTDQELSEAKSFIIGSFPLRVDSSAKLANVLAQVEFYNLGLDYFTQYPKAIEKVTKDDVLRVAKQYLDPQHYALVVVGSIAKAKVKQ, encoded by the coding sequence ATGACGCAAACACAGACCGCTGCTTTGCCGTATCGCCTTCGGAACGACCGGCTCACAGGCCTGTTCCTCATGGGACTGTTCTGCTTGGCGCTCTGTCTGCCCTTTGCATCCGCAGGCGCCGCCGAGATCCTCCCCAGCAGATCGGTGACCGCGAACGGCATGACGGTCTTGTTCCTCGAACAGCATTTTCTCCCCACGGTGGAGATCCATGCGCTCGTCAAGGTGGGGTCGGCGCAGGATCCACCGGACAAGGCCGGCCTGGCCAATCTGACCGCCAGTTTGCTGGACGAAGGTACCGTCACCCGAACGTCTCGGCAGATCGCCGAGCAGATTGATTTCGTGGGGGGCTCGCTGGGAGCCCATGCAACGGAAGATTTCACGACCGCCTCGGCGCGCGTGCTCAAAAAGGACGCAGACTTGGGCTTTGCACTCCTGGCCGACATGCTCCAGCATCCGGCGTTTCACAAGCAGGAATTCGAGCGGGTCCGCGCGCAGATCCTCGGCGAAATCGTCAGCGACGACGACGATCCCGGCAACGTGGCCATGAAGGCCTTCCATCAATTGATCTTTCACGGCCATCCCTATAGCTGGCCGACCCACGGCACAGAAGACACGTTGCACCGGATTACGGTGGCAGACATCCAACAGTTTCATGCCAGGGAATATGTGCCCAACCAGACGATCCTCGTCATTGTGGGGGACCTGACGCAAGAACAGGCTGCAACGCTCGTCCAGAACCACTTCGGATCTTGGAAGAAAGGGACAACCCCTTCCTCCATGCTCAAAAAGCCGACCCCGCTCGACCGTAAAATGGTTCAGCTCATCGAGAAGGATTTGACGCAATCCACGATCATCCTGGGGCACACCGGCATCAGCCGCTCGAATCCCGACTACTATGCCGTCACGGTCATGAACTATATTCTGGGCGCAGGCGGATTCTCATCACGCCTCATGGATTCGATTCGCGACAAGCAGGGACTCGCCTACGGCATCATGAGCCAATTCGACACCAGATTGATGCCAGGCGCCTTTCTCATCAACCTGCAAACTAGAACCGACGTGACGAATCAGGCCATCACCGGGGTGCTGACCGAGATCAAGGGGATTCGCGATGCGCCGGTGACGGATCAGGAGCTCAGTGAAGCGAAGTCGTTCATCATCGGCAGTTTCCCCTTGCGGGTCGATTCCAGCGCGAAACTGGCGAACGTACTCGCCCAAGTGGAGTTCTATAACCTCGGCCTGGACTATTTCACGCAGTATCCAAAGGCCATCGAGAAAGTCACCAAAGATGATGTTCTGCGCGTCGCCAAGCAGTATCTCGATCCCCAACATTATGCGTTGGTGGTCGTCGGATCGATCGCCAAGGCCAAGGTCAAACAGTAG